A genomic region of Homalodisca vitripennis isolate AUS2020 chromosome 5, UT_GWSS_2.1, whole genome shotgun sequence contains the following coding sequences:
- the LOC124363035 gene encoding uncharacterized protein LOC124363035, whose product MESATDVPTSLEDLPLDIIELITRHITVEELAACCAVSCRMRETFGEDVLWRKHCNQELAEYLRTTPCKVDPPFVSPETEDSTLSPISYWRMAFMRENHLWDNWMQGKFKQEWLLEKTFNKNWPSSAKFLTNDIVMVASKNKINVLDVSHNPAVDIVEPIYFTAFVSHELKIHGENNMVYIFHLSCVQCYYLEFSTKQNFLKYVFFFEDSEKLDNLVDYGKRLSIRSHALYEWVNLRIVQGKYFVGILPRDLEMHVWDLEKGVKVKKEILPIKKGFVDAIRGSYPMIIFAIRDMTETKLTYIIYSLITFSFLPFQTTGNYSEFDVHNDVVQLWIPHTLTLYNAQTSEIILTFRSYPYQPVVVFDNKFLFIDNRTLTLVDRHALDIKHALLPETRIFNLLTKRFIQIERKDELGIWLLNGNNLRKTMTSTMGCGVVFCVNKVSTRSLIHLKGKKSVVHFW is encoded by the coding sequence ATGGAGTCTGCAACAGATGTGCCAACTTCATTAGAAGATTTACCCCTGGACATCATTGAGTTGATAACGCGTCACATTACAGTGGAGGAGCTAGCAGCTTGTTGTGCTGTCAGCTGCAGGATGAGGGAAACTTTTGGAGAAGATGTTCTGTGGAGAAAGCACTGTAACCAGGAACTAGCAGAATATTTGAGGACTACCCCCTGCAAGGTAGATCCACCTTTTGTCAGCCCAGAGACTGAGGACAGCACATTAAGTCCTATTAGCTACTGGAGGATGGCGTTCATGAGGGAGAATCATCTCTGGGACAACTGGATGCAAGGGAAATTCAAGCAAGAGTGGCTAttagaaaaaacttttaataaaaactggcCTAGCTCTGCTAAGTTCCTCACAAATGACATTGTGATGGTGGCatctaaaaacaaaatcaatgtcTTAGATGTGAGCCACAACCCTGCAGTTGATATAGTTGAAccaatttattttactgcttttGTATCGCACGAATTAAAAATACATGGAGAAAACAATATGGTCTATATTTTCCATTTAAGTTGTGTGCAATGTTACTACTTAGAATTCAGTACAAAACAGAACTTCCTGAAGTATGTGTTTTTCTTTGAGGATTCAGAAAAGTTAGACAACTTAGTTGATTATGGAAAACGATTGAGCATCAGAAGTCATGCCCTTTATGAATGGGTAAATCTACGCATTGTACAAGGAAAGTACTTTGTAGGAATCCTTCCGAGAGACTTGGAGATGCATGTTTGGGATCTAGAAAAAGGTGTAAAGGTAAAAAAAGAGATTTTACCGATCAAAAAGGGTTTTGTTGATGCCATTAGAGGTTCTTATCCAATGATTATCTTTGCCATTAGAGATATGactgaaacaaaattaacctatATTATCTACAGTCTAATCACTTTCTCTTTTTTACCCTTTCAGACAACAGGCAATTATTCTGAGTTTGATGTTCACAATGATGTCGTTCAGCTTTGGATACCTCACACTCTTACATTGTATAATGCTCAGACCTCAGAAATTATCCTGACTTTTAGATCGTATCCATACCAGCCAGTTGTTGTCTttgataacaaatttttatttattgataatcgtACCTTGACTCTAGTTGATCGTCATGCATTGGATATAAAGCATGCATTATTGCCAGAAACtaggatttttaatttgttaacaaaaaggTTCATCCAGATTGAGAGAAAAGATGAACTTGGAATTTGGTTATTGAATGGGAATAACTTAAGAAAAACTATGACTTCAACCATGGGGTGTGGAGTAGTATTCTGTGTAAATAAGGTTTCCACAAGATCCCTTATACATCTAAAGGGTAAGAAATCAGTTGTACATTTTtggtaa